The DNA region CATTTGAGTTTTAACCTTGCGGCCGTACTCCCCAGGCGGTCAACTTAGTGCGTTAGCTGCGTTACTCACATCGTTTATGACACGAACAACTAGTTGACATCGTTTACGGCGTGGACTACCAGGGTATCTAATCCTGTTTGCTCCCCACGCTTTCGTACCTCAGCGTCAGTTTCTGACCAGGTGGCCGCCTTCGCCACCGGTATTCCTTCCTATATCTACGCATTTCACCGCTACACAGGAAATTCTACCACCCTCTTCAGAACTCGAGCCTGCCAGTTCAAAATGCCATTCCCAGGTTGAGCCCGGGGCTTTCACATCTTGCTTAACAAGCCGCCTACGTACGCTTTACGCCCAGTAATTCCGATTAACGCTTGCACCCTCCGTATTACCGCGGCTGCTGGCACGGAGTTAGCCGGTGCTTCTTCTGTGGCTAACGTCAATATGCAAGAGTATTAATCTTACATCCTTCCTCACCACTGAAAGTGCTTTACAACCCGAAGGCCTTCTTCACACACGCGGCATGGCTGCATCAGGGTTTCCCCCATTGTGCAATATTCCCCACTGCTGCCTCCCGTAGGAGTCTGGGCCGTGTCTCAGTCCCAGTGTGGCTGATCATCCTCTCAGAACAGCTAGAGATCGTCGCCTTGGTGGGCCTTTACCCCACCAACTAGCTAATCTCACTTGGGCCTATCTCTAGGTGCAAGGTCCGAAGAGCCCCTGCTTTGGTCCGTAGACATTATGCGGTATTAGCCACAGTTTCCCGTGGTTATCCCCCTCCTAAAGGCAAGTTCCCAAGCATTACTCACCCGTCCGCCGCTCGCCGGCAAAGTAGCAAGCTACTCCCCGCTGCCGCTCGACTTGCATGTGTTAGGCCTGCCGCCAGCGTTCAATCTGAGCCATGATCAAACTCTTCAGTTTAAAGTGTTTAATCGACCCATTGAATCAATGACTTAATAAATCTTAATTTGTTAAGCACTTTTCCAATCAGTCAGGTGTATCCGAAGATACTTTTTTGCATCCGAAGATGCTTTCTCTGCCTGAATCCGGTAAGTGCCCACACAGTTTGCTTGGCTTGGTATATTGTTAAAGAACGTTTCGCTGCGTTGAGCGAGGCTGCGCATTCTACAGCCTTGGCGTTTTGTGTCAAGCCTTTCGGCGAAATTTTTTCTGACTCAAAACATCTGCTTTTGGCGACTTCGTTGTCTGCCTCAAGCGTGGGGCGCATTTTAGAGATTTAACTGGCCGCGTCAAGCGCCTTTTTGACATTTTTATGTGTTTTTTTGCCAACTGCCGATTTTATGAACGAAGCGTATAAAAAAAGCTCGCCGAAGCGAGCTTTTTAAAGAAATAACAGCCTTAATTATTTTTTCGGGCCACCTTTGCCAGGTGAGCCACCAGTGTCACCACCGGTATCGCCGCCCGTTGAACCACCACAGCCATTTGCTGTTAAGTAATCAACTGCAGCTTTCGCTTGGACAAGACCATGGCCATACATTGTATCGCGTCCTGCCGCACCCAAATCTTTAGCGGTGGCAGCTAGTGCGTTACGAATGTCATTGTTACTACAAGTTGTATGATGAGACCATACCAACGCAGCTACACCAGCAACGTGTGGCGTTGCCATTGAAGTACCATCGAAGAAGGCCCAGTCACTGTCAACTACGCCAACTGTTGTGCTCGCGCCAATTTGATTGACTAACGCAGCACCATCGGTATCACTAATACCTACTGCTGGGATGCTTGACTGATAAGTACCTAGAGTACCTAATAGCATACCTGGCTCGTTATTATAGATAATAGCGCCAACACCACCGCCTGCTTCACAAGCTTGTACTTTTTCGGCAAACGAGATAACGCCGCGCTCAATTAAACATACTTTACCAGCAGCATCAGCACATGGTGCGTCTCCGATACCACAGTTTGATAAAGCACCGGTATTTTCAACGCGCGCAGTACCTTCCATACCCGTCGCTTCAACAGCACTACCAGCTACAGTTACAGTCACCTTCTCACCCATACCACGAGGCACAGAAGAAAGTACGCTGACACCTGGACCAGCAAGTTCGACTTGGTCAGTTTGCTGTGAGAATGATGCGTGCTGCTCATTGGCATCAACCGCTGCAACAGAAACAACTGCATCATAAGAAGCAGGATATGAATGGCGGGTATTACCATCGTTACCAGCTGCAGCGATACTTAGAATGCCTGCTGCATTTAACTGAGCGAAAGCTTGCTCTTCACTGCGGTTAGCACGTGAACCACCTAAGCTCATGTTGATAACGTTTGCACCGTAATCAGCACACTGCTCAGCTGCAGCCATTAATGAAGATGAATATGCCCAGCCCGACGCTGAGAATACTTTCACAATGTGTAAGTTCACATTGCCGTTTGGCATCACGCCAACGACGCCTTCACCATTTGATAATGCGGCGATTGTACCAGCAACGTGTGTGCCGTGACCGTTTTCATCGGTATACCAAGTACCAGTACCAGCATCGTTAACACCGGTTACACCAGATGTTTGTAAATCTGGGTGACCCATGTCGTAACCTGAGTCGATGATACATACTTTACGTGTACCTGCCGCAGCATCTGACACTAAATCAGCTTGGACCATCTCAATACCGTAAGGCTTGCCTGGCTCCCACTGAGTATTTTGTACGAAACGCTTTTCATCTGGAGTAACGCTGACAACGTTCGGGTTGTTCATTAGTCCGTGAATTGCAGAATGAGGTACTTGAAGCGCCATAGCGTTAAAGCGATCGTAGCGATACAGTACCTTGTTGTCGGAACCGCCACCACCATCATTATCGTCAGGTGGATCTAGTAAACCGTCGTCGTCAAGATGCAGGAACGCTTCAATCAGATGTTGTGACCCAGGCTTGAATTCAACAATAACCCGTTCTTTTTCATTATTGGCATGAGCTGGCCCATGGGCGTGTACAGCTGTGCTGATAGCAAGCGACAACGCCGCTAAAACTAGCGCACTATTTTTAGTGGTGTTCGACATGGATTTGACCCTTTTTTATTATACTTTCTAATGTGTTGTTCATTTGCGGCTGGTTATTTTTTATCGCCACAGTGGGTCATAATGTAGCATTTTGATCGTATGCGCAATGTCATACTGTGAATAATTTGTAAAGTTGCTTGATTATAACTTCGGTGGACATTTTAAGTTCTATCGTTACAATTCGCGCTCGTCCGCATATAGAAGACACGCACTTAGGGAATTTTATGACGCATCTAGCAATCGATTCTGACAACTACCAGGCGCAACTTTCAGAGAAAGAGCAACTCCTGAAGTCGATGCTTGCACCTTTTTCAGTGTCAAATATTGATGTCTATGCGTCGCCAACGACTCACTATCGGATGCGTGCAGAGTTTCGGGTTTGGCATGATGGTGATGATTTGTTCTACATTATGTTTAATCCAGAGACACGAGAGAAAATACGTGTCGATGTATTCCCTGTCGCCAACCAACTTATCAACGAATTGATGCCAGCAATACTCGACTATGTGCGCGAGCGTCCAACTTTGCGACAAAAGCTTTTTCAAGTTGAATTTCTGACAACCACCACCAACGAAGCGCTGATATCTCTCATTTATCATCGGCAACTCGATGAAAGTTGGCAGCACGAAGCTCGTGAATTGAAAAAAAATCTGAGTAAATTTGGAAAGATCGAAATTGTCGGGCGAGCCAAAAAGCAAAAAATATGTTTGGACCAAGACTGGGTTTTAGAAACCTTAGTCATTGACGACAAACCATATCGCTTCCAGCAGGTTGAAAATAGCTTTACTCAGCCAAATGCGGCAGTAAATCAGCACATGGTCAGTTGGGCACTAAATGCAACCAAAGATAGCGAAGGCGATTTATTAGAGCTCTACTGTGGTAACGGAAATTTCAGTCTTCCATTGGCTCAGAATTTTAATCGCGTTCTTGCAACTGAAATTAGTAAAACGTCGGTTAATTCGGCGCGCTATAACTGTGAGGTGAATAATATAAACAACGTTACTATTGTACGTATGTCCGCCGAAGACTTTAGTGCAGTAATGGCAGGTGAAAAGGAATCTCGGCGTGCGAATGAAGCAGAACTGGAGCAATTTGACTGTCGCACGGTACTGGTAGATCCGCCGCGGGCTGGTCTAGATGCCGATACCGTTGAACTCGTAAGAAACTACGATTCGATTGTTTATATCTCGTGTAACCCAGAAACGTTAGTCGAAAACTTAAAGTCGCTTCAAAGCTCTCATGAAGTTTCTCGCGCCGCGTTTTTTGATCAGTTCCCATATACACACCACATGGAAGCTGGTGTATTACTCAAAAAAAAGCGTTGAGAAAAATTAGGCGGTAGTAAGGAAGTCGGTTGAGCGAACCAAGCGCAAATTCACCCAGTGAGCAGCGACGATCAGGCTAGCGCCCAGAAGGATAATGATCGGTTCGCCCATTTCACCAAGACTATCTTTATGCCAGTAAATGAAACCGCCAGCTATTAATAATATTAACGGATAAAATCGTGCATGTTTACGAATACCGCTAATTAGCGCAACTAAACCAAGTGCAATGCTGGTTCCTAAAATAACTCGCTCGAGCAATTCTTCACCAATAAATGACAAACCTATCAGTGATAGCATTGGCAGAATGACAGGCAGCAACAAGCAGTGCAACGCACACAACGTGGTGACCCACATACCTGTTTTGTCTAATGAACGCTGTGTCATTTCTTCGCCTACTTTTAGTCAAACCTACAACTCAGTTAAGAGTGTTATAGTATAACATTACCGGTTTTAAGCGCAAGAGATGGGGAAAGGTAAAACTTGACGAATATCAGAAATACCGGTGACGAGCATTAACAAACGATCGAAACCGAGTGCCACCCCTGAACAATTCGGCATGCCTGCATCAAGCGCCTTTAATAAGCGAAAATCAGCTGGTTTTGTTTCTTTTCCGAATTGCTTTCTGAGATGGTTATCTTGATCAAACCTAAGTTGCTGGTGCTGTGCATGCGTTAACTCCTGATAGCCATTCGCTAATTCGATACCACCCACGTACACTTCGAAGCGCAGAGCCATACGTTCATCTTCTGTATCGAGTTGCGCTAACGCCGCTTGGCTGGCCGGAAAACGCTCGACAACGGTAATAGCTGACTTATTCAATTGCGGTTCGATTACCAACGACATGGCAAGTTGGAGCAACGTATCCTTATCTGTTTCACGTTTGACTAAATCAGCAATGCGTTCATCTTTAATGAGACAGTTTTGGAGTTCTTCGACGGAAGCGTTTAACGGATCTAGATTCAAGTGTTTTAGAAACAAGGCGTTGTAGGTGGTTTGATGAACCTCTCGTGCACCGAGGACATCGCGGAGTAAGGTCACAACTTCATCGATTAAGTCTTGCATGGTGAAGTTAATGCGATACCACTCCAACATGGTGAACTCTGGATTGTGGAAACGTCCTACTTCGTCATCACGAAACACTTTACCGAGTTGATAAATGGATTGGCCATGTGCAGCAAGCAATCGCTTCATTGCATATTCAGGCGACGTCTGTAACTGAAAACGCTGGTGAGGAAAACAACTGATCGTGGTCTCGAGATTTTCAAGATGTAAATCGGTTACGCCGAATCGACCGAGTATTGGTGTATCGACTTCAAGCACATCTCGTTGCTGGAAAAAATTACGAATGGTTTGAAACAATGCAGCTCGCTGTCGCAAAACATCAAGCGAAGCGCTTGGTTGCCAATGATCAGTGAGCTGCATATTTCAGTAACAACTTATTTTTGAACGCGTGATACGTACTCGCCTGAGCGCGTGTCTACTTTTACCACTTCGCCAGTTTGGACGAAAAGCGGTACACGAACCACAGCGCCAGTGCTTAAGGTTGCTGGTTTACCACCAGTACCTGCAGTGTCACCTTTTAAGCCCGGATCAGTTTCAACAATTTCTAATTCAACAAAGTTTGGTGGTGTTACCGCAATCGGGTTACCGTTCCACAATGTTAGTGTACAAGTATCTTGTTCCACCAACCACTTGGTTGAATCGCCAACCGCTTTCGCATCAGCAGCTAATTGCTCGAATGTTTCATTGTTCATGAAGTGCCAGAATTCACCATCGTTGTACAAATAGGCTAATTCCATATCAACAACGTCTGCACCTTCAACCGATTCACCTGACTTGAAGGTTTTCTCAACCACTTTACCACTAATTAGTTTGCGGATTCTTACGCGGTTAAACGCTTGCCCTTTACCGGGTTTAACAACTTCATTTTCGATGATGTTACATGGCTCACCATCTTGCATGATTTTTAACCCAGCTTTGAATTCATTTGTGCTGTAATTCGCCATAGCTTCCTCATATGCTTTCAAATTAAGCGATTTCGCGGGCAATAATAAACCATAACGCAGCAATTTTCAGGTAAAATAATTCGCGTCACGCAACAATTTTACAGGAAGCCTGTGTCGAGTTTGAATATCATCTCTGTCCGACCACAGTGGCAGCAAGAGTTAGCACAATCGATATCAGACCCAACCGAGTTGGGTGCCTTTTTACGTCTGCCTGAAAGCTGGACTGCGCAAAACCAAACCGCTCGGGAATTATTCCCGCTGCGCATTACGCGCTATTTTGCGAGCTTGATGAAACCCGGCGATATTCACGACCCACTTTTGCTTCAAGTGATGCCTAATCAAGCTGAGTTTGAGCAAAAGGAAGGTTTTGTTGCCGATCCGTTAGAAGAACAAAGCGGTGACCACGCGGGCATTTTGCATAAATACAAATCGCGTGTCCTTGTTATTTTACGAGGTGGCTGTGCGATTAATTGCCGTTACTGCTTTCGGCGTCATTTCCCGTACCAAGACCACCATTTCGGTCGCACTCAGTTGCAACAATTGGTTGAGCTCATTCAATCGGATGAAGCAATCAATGAAGTGATTTTGAGTGGCGGCGACCCACTGATGGCGAATGACGACCAGCTGTTTAAGGTGATTACGGCACTCGAAGCATTGCCGCAACTTAAGCGGTTGCGCATTCATAGTCGTTTACCAGTCGTGCTACCGTCGCGTTTGACGGAAGAGCTCGCGAGGCGATTGCAGGTGAGTCGGTTACAAACCATTTTAGTCATTCACGCGAATCATCCGCACGAGGTTACAAATACATTGAAAGGTGCTTTAGCGCGTTGGGCTCAACACGACATTACGCTATTGAATCAAAGTGTCTTATTAGCTGGCGTTAACGATTCAGCGGATACACTTGCCGATTTAAGCGAAGCGCTTTTTGATGCGAAAGTTATTCCCTACTATTTACATCAACTCGACAAAGTTGCTGGTGCGAGTCATTTTGCGATAAGTGATGAGCGAGCTCGCGAACTTGAACAACAGCTGCGAGCTCGTTTACCTGGTTTTCTGGTACCTAAGTTAGTTCGTGAAATTGCCGGCGAAGCAAGCAAAACACCGCTTTAGTTGTTGCCGGCAATGTATGCGAGTTAATCTGCAGCATCTGGGAACGTTTCACGAAACCAATCTTGCAGAAGCTCCTTTTCAAAATAGAGCGCATCACGACTAGAGCCCATGACATTTCGAATGTTACGCGGTGGCGCCAGTGATTTTAACTCGACGTTTTCCGCTTCACTAAGGACGCTACCTTGCGCATCCGTATATTTATATG from Pseudidiomarina andamanensis includes:
- the trmA gene encoding tRNA (uridine(54)-C5)-methyltransferase TrmA, whose protein sequence is MTHLAIDSDNYQAQLSEKEQLLKSMLAPFSVSNIDVYASPTTHYRMRAEFRVWHDGDDLFYIMFNPETREKIRVDVFPVANQLINELMPAILDYVRERPTLRQKLFQVEFLTTTTNEALISLIYHRQLDESWQHEARELKKNLSKFGKIEIVGRAKKQKICLDQDWVLETLVIDDKPYRFQQVENSFTQPNAAVNQHMVSWALNATKDSEGDLLELYCGNGNFSLPLAQNFNRVLATEISKTSVNSARYNCEVNNINNVTIVRMSAEDFSAVMAGEKESRRANEAELEQFDCRTVLVDPPRAGLDADTVELVRNYDSIVYISCNPETLVENLKSLQSSHEVSRAAFFDQFPYTHHMEAGVLLKKKR
- the epmB gene encoding EF-P beta-lysylation protein EpmB, with product MSSLNIISVRPQWQQELAQSISDPTELGAFLRLPESWTAQNQTARELFPLRITRYFASLMKPGDIHDPLLLQVMPNQAEFEQKEGFVADPLEEQSGDHAGILHKYKSRVLVILRGGCAINCRYCFRRHFPYQDHHFGRTQLQQLVELIQSDEAINEVILSGGDPLMANDDQLFKVITALEALPQLKRLRIHSRLPVVLPSRLTEELARRLQVSRLQTILVIHANHPHEVTNTLKGALARWAQHDITLLNQSVLLAGVNDSADTLADLSEALFDAKVIPYYLHQLDKVAGASHFAISDERARELEQQLRARLPGFLVPKLVREIAGEASKTPL
- a CDS encoding S8 family serine peptidase, with protein sequence MSNTTKNSALVLAALSLAISTAVHAHGPAHANNEKERVIVEFKPGSQHLIEAFLHLDDDGLLDPPDDNDGGGGSDNKVLYRYDRFNAMALQVPHSAIHGLMNNPNVVSVTPDEKRFVQNTQWEPGKPYGIEMVQADLVSDAAAGTRKVCIIDSGYDMGHPDLQTSGVTGVNDAGTGTWYTDENGHGTHVAGTIAALSNGEGVVGVMPNGNVNLHIVKVFSASGWAYSSSLMAAAEQCADYGANVINMSLGGSRANRSEEQAFAQLNAAGILSIAAAGNDGNTRHSYPASYDAVVSVAAVDANEQHASFSQQTDQVELAGPGVSVLSSVPRGMGEKVTVTVAGSAVEATGMEGTARVENTGALSNCGIGDAPCADAAGKVCLIERGVISFAEKVQACEAGGGVGAIIYNNEPGMLLGTLGTYQSSIPAVGISDTDGAALVNQIGASTTVGVVDSDWAFFDGTSMATPHVAGVAALVWSHHTTCSNNDIRNALAATAKDLGAAGRDTMYGHGLVQAKAAVDYLTANGCGGSTGGDTGGDTGGSPGKGGPKK
- the epmA gene encoding elongation factor P--(R)-beta-lysine ligase, with the translated sequence MQLTDHWQPSASLDVLRQRAALFQTIRNFFQQRDVLEVDTPILGRFGVTDLHLENLETTISCFPHQRFQLQTSPEYAMKRLLAAHGQSIYQLGKVFRDDEVGRFHNPEFTMLEWYRINFTMQDLIDEVVTLLRDVLGAREVHQTTYNALFLKHLNLDPLNASVEELQNCLIKDERIADLVKRETDKDTLLQLAMSLVIEPQLNKSAITVVERFPASQAALAQLDTEDERMALRFEVYVGGIELANGYQELTHAQHQQLRFDQDNHLRKQFGKETKPADFRLLKALDAGMPNCSGVALGFDRLLMLVTGISDIRQVLPFPISCA
- a CDS encoding MerC domain-containing protein is translated as MTQRSLDKTGMWVTTLCALHCLLLPVILPMLSLIGLSFIGEELLERVILGTSIALGLVALISGIRKHARFYPLILLIAGGFIYWHKDSLGEMGEPIIILLGASLIVAAHWVNLRLVRSTDFLTTA
- the efp gene encoding elongation factor P; the protein is MANYSTNEFKAGLKIMQDGEPCNIIENEVVKPGKGQAFNRVRIRKLISGKVVEKTFKSGESVEGADVVDMELAYLYNDGEFWHFMNNETFEQLAADAKAVGDSTKWLVEQDTCTLTLWNGNPIAVTPPNFVELEIVETDPGLKGDTAGTGGKPATLSTGAVVRVPLFVQTGEVVKVDTRSGEYVSRVQK